The DNA window CGGCCTGCGAGCCTTTGACCTTGGCGCGCAGCACGTCAATTTGCGCGCGGGCCGATTCGGCGCGGGCTTCCAGCATCACGACTTGCGAACGCGCGGCGTTGCGTTTGGCTTCGCTGCTCTCGAACTGCGTCTTGGCCGCGTCATAATCGGCCTTGGTCATGCTCTGACTGGCAAAGAGGTTTTGCGCACGCTCGAAATCCAGGCGCGTTTTCCCGAAGGCGGCTTCGGCTTCGGCCAGTTGCGCACGGCTTGAAGCAACCGCCGCCTGGGCATCGGCGAATTGCGACTGTCCGCCGTCCAGCCCCGATTTGGCTTCGGCGGATTGCGCTTCGGCCTGCTTTACCTTGACTGCGTAATCGCTTTGCCGCACGCGCGCCAGCACTGTCCCGGCAGCCACGACATCGCCTTCCTGCACCGCGCGTAACTTGCCATCCACGCCGCGCACTTGCAGCAACCCTTCGACATAGCCGCCGACCTTGAAGGCCAAGTCCACTTGCGAATGCGGCATGATGACTGCCGAATAACGCACGCCTTTGTTGACGGTGTGCTGTTCGACCGCTTTGACTTTGACGGAGACCGCCGCCGGTTCCGCCGTCGCCGTCTTTTCGTGGCAGCCGGTGAGCGTAAGAGCGCCGGGTAAAAGACAGGCGGCAAAAATCAATGCGCGAGAATGCCGCTGCAACTTGCCGATCACTTTGCCGCCCGTCGCGCCGCTCACTTGCGGTTGTTCGTTTACTGCTTGTCCATGGTTGTTTTCTTTCATTTGATTCTCCCTCCTAACTTCGTCTGCGTTTTTGCCGTTTGCAGTTGCTGGTTTATTGATCGCCGCCGAGGGCTTTCTCGAAATCGGCGCGCGCCGTCCAGCAAGCCAACAACGCTTGTTGATATTGGTGATTGGCATCGGCCAGCGTGGTCTGCGCTTGCAGCACGTCTTTGAGCAGCGCCGCTTGCGCGTTGTAGCGGTTCGCCGCGACGCGCACTTGTTCGCGCGCCGATTCCTGGGTCAGTTGCCCGATGGTCAGCAATTGGCGCGTCTGTTGCAGCTTGCGGAACTTGCTGTTGACCTCGCTCAGCACCGAGCTTTCGGCACTCTGCAAATTGAGTTCGGCTTGCGTCAGGCTGCGATCCTTTTCGGCCAGTTCGCGCTTTTTGCGGCCCCAGTCAAACGGCTCCCAACTCAAGCTCACGCCCGCCGTGGTGATCTGGCGCGGCACGAAATTGCCGCTCTGCGGCGAGATGTAATTGAAGCTCAAACTGACTTCCGGCAGATATTCCGACTTCTTGATGCGCCGGTCGTAGTTGGCCTGTTTGAGCTTGAGCCGCGCCTCTTGCATTTCGGGCCGCTGGTTGAGTGCCTGTTGATGCGCCGCGTCCAAATCCATTTCGGTGTGCGTGAAGACCGGAGCCGGACTGACCGAAAACGCGGTGTGAATGTCGCGGCCCAGCAATTGATTGAGTTGTTCCTTTTGCGCCGCCAGCGTGTCGTTGAGTTCCAGCGCGTCGTATTCGGCTTTCGCCAACCGGGTTTTGACTTCCAGGCTTTCGCCCTTGAGCGCGACCTGTTGCACAACGTATTCGCCGGTCACGCGGTCGAGTTCGCGATACAGCTTGAGCGTCTCTTCATTGGTGCGCAGCGCGCTCTGGGTTTGCAGGATGGCGTAATAAGTCTGCTTGACGTTGTTGACGATGGTTTGCTGCTGCGCCCGCACTTCCTGTTTGGCTAACTCGCGTCCGACGCCCAGTTGTTTCAGATTCAGCCCGATGCGATAAAGCTGCGAGAGCGGCTGATTGACCTGCCCGGCCAGCACCGTGTTCAGCTTGCGCGGCGTGCTGATGATGGTCTCGGTCGAAGGGATCGGCCCCAGCCCCGGATAATCGCCGAACACGCCCCGGTCAAATTTGAAATCGAGCGTCGAGAGCAATTGCGAACTGGACGCCGTGAATTTGAATTGCGGCAGCCGTTGCGTGCGCGCCGCCGCCACACGGTCACTGGCCTTGTCCACTTCGAGCGCGGCGGTTTTGACCTGCCGGTTATCCAACAGCGCCAGCGCGATGGCGTGTTCCAGCGTTAATTGCTCGCCCTTTGCCAGCGCGACGTCGGTGGGTTGTTGCCCTTGGACAGCGCGTGAACTGCCCAGCAAGAGCAGCAGTGCGAATAAGAATGTGATTCGAGTTTGCATCGTTTTCCTCCGGGTTGCAGCGCCACAGGATTGACACTCTGTAAAGCCAGCCGTTTCTTTTGCCTGTGGCGCGAACCGCTTGCCTCCTTCTCTGAACGGCGGCTTCAACTGCTTGCGTTGTGCGACGCCACTAAGTAGTGCAACGGCTTTGCCAGAATGCCGAGCAGCGAGTGCAAACTCTTTAAGCTGCTGATCTGAAAAGGATTTTCTTGACGTGCGAGGCAGCAAGCCGAGGCAAATGACGACGAGTGCCGAAGCGTTTGCCGACGAAATATCGTCAAGTGCCGAAATATCGGAATCAGGGTTGGTGAGGAATGGCGGGTCAGTCACCGCGCACTGTTTACGGCGGCTCGCCCACTCGAACAACGGCAACTGAATCCCGCTTCCTGATGCCTGACAACTGGTCTCTTAACAGTTGTCAGGGTTCAGGATTCAGTTCGGGCGCGTCGTGAGTATGCGCTTGTGAAGGTTTGCGGCAGGTGCTTTCAAGGTGAGGGCATTGATTGAAGGTTCAGAGTTCACGCTTTAGCGTGTCGCTGTCGAATTAGAGCGGTTTGCAGTTGCGTTTACGGGAGTCAGTTGACGCTGGGACAGTACCGCGCGCGGGAGCAAGCGGCGCGTCAAGCTTGCCCCCTTGGCTGAATTGCCAAAGCTCCGCTTGCTCACGCGCGCGGTACTGTCCCGCTACGTGGTTTTCCCATACATCGAAGTGAAAACCGATCTAACACGCTAAAGCGTGAACTCTGAACCACGGTCTTTGCGAAACAGAAAAAGGCCGAGGATGCGCTCGTCAATTTTGCCCCTGCAATCAGGGTTGAAATGACGGCCAGCCTCGGCCAATTGGTTTAAGTTGAAATGTTGTGGTTTGTTCCGTCCGCGTTACCGGCGCAACCGTCCGCCGCCACGCAGCCCTCCTCCTCCGCCAAAGCCGCCACCGGAACCAAGGCGTGGCCCGACTACACCGGAATTCCCGTTGAGGCCGCCCGCCGTGCGGAAGCTGTCCCAACGTTGCTGCCCAGTGGCCCGCGCCGCCTGGTGGTCTTGAATGCGCTGGGCATCGGCGGGCTTGTTCACCCCCGACCAGCCGTTGTCGGTGTGTTGCTGCAAACCGTCGGACTTGTTGTAGCGATAGACTTCGCCATCGTGCCCGGCGTAAACATTGTTCTTCCCGACGGCCACGCCCGTATCCGTCCGTGTGTTATAGGCGAAGCCGCGTCCGGCTGCCGACACTTGCCCCGTCGAGGCGTCGTAAGTCGCGCCTGCCGCGCCGCCACTGACGACACCCGTGCGCGGGTTGTAGCCCGCCCCGCGCGCGCCAGCCGCAGCGTTGCCCGTGTAAGCATTGCTCACCGCACCCGCTTGCCCGACTGCGCTGCGGCCCGTGTAGGGGTTATAGGCCACGCCGCCTGCGCCCGAAACGGTCGTGCCGGTGTAGACATTCGTGTTCGTGAACCCGCGCCCGTTATAGCGCGTGCCGGTTGCCGTGTTCACGCCGGAGAAAGCACCGCCGTGCCCGACATTGCCGGTGTAAGGATTGGCCCACGCCGCGCGCGTTCCGGCATACGCCACATTGCCCCAATGCCCATAGACATTCGCCGCCACCACGCCGCCCCACGCCGCCGGATAGTAAGCAGCGGCAGTCCACGCTCCCGGATAGTAGTAAGAACTCCAGCCGTAGCCGATGCCGAAGGCCACGCCCCAACCCGCGTATGTATTCCAGGTGAAGCCCGCGCCATAGCCGTAGGTACAGCCCCAGCCGTAATAGTAGCTGCCGACATACGGCGCATAGCGCCAGCCCGTGCCGTACACGACGACGTTGTTAGAAGACACGACCGTGCCGTAATAGCCCGGCGTATAACCAACATAGACCGTCTCCGCCGTCGCGCCGTAGACCTTAACGTAGGTCACATTGTGCACCGGCGAACTGGGCGGAATCGTGTAAATCACCGTCGGCACCGAAGCCGCGACAGTCCACGGCCCCGTCGCCGCACTCGCCACAAACCAGACACCATTCAGCACTGCGTAGTAGCTGTCGGCGCTGACCGCAATCACCGGCGTCGCCGTATTCACGGCATATTGCAGCGTCGTGCTTTCGATGGGCCTGAACTGCGGCTGGCCGTCGTAACTCACCGTGAGACTGGCCGCATTGCGCGAGATGGTCGCGGTTTGCGGCACCTCGTTGGCGATCAGGGCTTCCAGCGCTTGCGGTGTGCCCGGCACTGAAGCCAGCACGCTGGCCTTTTCATGACTCGGCGAAATCCGGGCGAAGTCGGCGGGCAAGCGTTCGCCAGGCACGTATTCCCACGGCCCGTTCATGGACTTGCCGCGAAACCAGCGGCCCGCAATCAGCATATAGCGATCCTGCGCGACGGTTTCCAGAAAGATGTCGTTTT is part of the Acidobacteriota bacterium genome and encodes:
- a CDS encoding efflux RND transporter periplasmic adaptor subunit — protein: MKENNHGQAVNEQPQVSGATGGKVIGKLQRHSRALIFAACLLPGALTLTGCHEKTATAEPAAVSVKVKAVEQHTVNKGVRYSAVIMPHSQVDLAFKVGGYVEGLLQVRGVDGKLRAVQEGDVVAAGTVLARVRQSDYAVKVKQAEAQSAEAKSGLDGGQSQFADAQAAVASSRAQLAEAEAAFGKTRLDFERAQNLFASQSMTKADYDAAKTQFESSEAKRNAARSQVVMLEARAESARAQIDVLRAKVKGSQAVISEATIPLQDTALRAPLNAVVLKKEVEIGTLVSAGKTGFTVADLNSVKAVFGVPDLAVAKLQLGAALTVTTESLPGTELSGQITRIAPAADPKSRVFEIEVTIPNPRRLLKSGMIAALEVAAAPAEPVTVVPVTAIVRAKGQSSQAEQAGQYAVFVVEDKGGQAIARTRTVKLGEALGNTMVVLDGVRAGERVITTGATLTLDGQAVQIIP
- a CDS encoding carbohydrate-binding family V/XII, translated to MKRSATRFYALLGALCWLMAACLSACAQPAAQPNAKTNAFTDKGWPRTFTNGATSFAVYQPQIEKWQDNKFAARAAVAVTSGQSKQPAYGVVWFTARTEVDKVNRLVTLTDFNITKVSFPANTESATHYHGILQARALKTDEVIALDRLLAEMSITQARTASAGYQLNNQPPQILFSTSKAILVLVDGEPVWRPVKDTHLQRIINTRVLIVRDADKGKCYLHLLDGWLEADSVTGPWSVAASTPSDLKKALAVAAQTAQVDLLDGAGDQRPTLSEAMQRNALPVIYVSLKPAELLQTQGEPQLAPIAGTQLVYVTNTENDIFLETVAQDRYMLIAGRWFRGKSMNGPWEYVPGERLPADFARISPSHEKASVLASVPGTPQALEALIANEVPQTATISRNAASLTVSYDGQPQFRPIESTTLQYAVNTATPVIAVSADSYYAVLNGVWFVASAATGPWTVAASVPTVIYTIPPSSPVHNVTYVKVYGATAETVYVGYTPGYYGTVVSSNNVVVYGTGWRYAPYVGSYYYGWGCTYGYGAGFTWNTYAGWGVAFGIGYGWSSYYYPGAWTAAAYYPAAWGGVVAANVYGHWGNVAYAGTRAAWANPYTGNVGHGGAFSGVNTATGTRYNGRGFTNTNVYTGTTVSGAGGVAYNPYTGRSAVGQAGAVSNAYTGNAAAGARGAGYNPRTGVVSGGAAGATYDASTGQVSAAGRGFAYNTRTDTGVAVGKNNVYAGHDGEVYRYNKSDGLQQHTDNGWSGVNKPADAQRIQDHQAARATGQQRWDSFRTAGGLNGNSGVVGPRLGSGGGFGGGGGLRGGGRLRR
- a CDS encoding TolC family protein, producing the protein MQTRITFLFALLLLLGSSRAVQGQQPTDVALAKGEQLTLEHAIALALLDNRQVKTAALEVDKASDRVAAARTQRLPQFKFTASSSQLLSTLDFKFDRGVFGDYPGLGPIPSTETIISTPRKLNTVLAGQVNQPLSQLYRIGLNLKQLGVGRELAKQEVRAQQQTIVNNVKQTYYAILQTQSALRTNEETLKLYRELDRVTGEYVVQQVALKGESLEVKTRLAKAEYDALELNDTLAAQKEQLNQLLGRDIHTAFSVSPAPVFTHTEMDLDAAHQQALNQRPEMQEARLKLKQANYDRRIKKSEYLPEVSLSFNYISPQSGNFVPRQITTAGVSLSWEPFDWGRKKRELAEKDRSLTQAELNLQSAESSVLSEVNSKFRKLQQTRQLLTIGQLTQESAREQVRVAANRYNAQAALLKDVLQAQTTLADANHQYQQALLACWTARADFEKALGGDQ